The Cohaesibacter gelatinilyticus genome contains a region encoding:
- a CDS encoding calcium-binding protein → MADEKITPSSPSNAAKSHEAHRAQNSAQKAEADKSPNAIHDYDTQDLSASRQDILNPNLHYGTSTEDELLISQTDTSTGAKQEADLSPSNQGDDGTDQIPSSSNTNEGAGGFDTSGTSSSSALPTNGQSANISGAFQRQNDQPSGFAPVQTSSDETSDPGLNAPNAASLSPSSSDGGTPGVSTGGGSSGPENQAPTDLDLSDNLVTENDGGAVIGVLSTIDDDNSGHTYDVNDDRFEIVEQNGETILKLKDGVSIDYEAEGDSIDLTITVTDAEGASYSEDFTISVQDINEAVEAQNASATATEDQASLDGQLIATDPDGDTLSFSLVSGPSSGSVSINSDGSYSFTPGSDFQHLAAGESQTVTFDYRVDDGNGTSDTATVTIEVTGSNDAPTAVQLSNSSVSENNAGAVIGTLTTSDVDLSDSHSYSVDDNRFEIIEQNGDQVLKVKDGVAFDYEVDGDSITLNITVDDGQGGVLTQSFNVAIDDINEAVTANDSSETTSENTILSDQATATDLDGDSLTYSLNGQPSEGSVTMNADGSYSFAPGTDFDDLAVGESRTVTFDYTADDGKGSTDTGTITVQVTGTNDAPTAVQLSNSAIVENADGAVVGTLTTTDVDSSDTHSYTVSDNRFEVVEQGGNQVLKLKDGQTLDHEAADSVSVTVTTNDGNGGTFDQDFTINVTPVADAPNLTIGSSTRAVIDTNFESANTNFQGQYDGWQSDSGTIEMWINQSDSAQGGNNHIELNTDPSDSYDDAPNIYQTVDTVDNASYQLTFDYSGRPGFGADVNKVEVLWDGVVVETISVDATANATYAWQSITINLQGDGDPSRIELREAGLDTEQGRGMMIDNIKLTETIDDGAHGTAGTAIKLPDLTSSLTDNDGSESLALVIGNLPQGTVLSDGTNSVTIGSDGQSPNIESWDLSTLEATPPANYSGEIALQVTATATETATGDTASTSGTIDLYVEAPATGLSLDGTTSTASGANGAINSTNWSQTNSGFTVTGQNVSGGSLTGASAANVEVWDGALGVNGTVSDTDSGMASQLAYDKASGESETLAIDFDNDVSSASFDFQHLYTSSYGESGHWAVYNDGTLVAEGDFSESTSGSGTGTVTINPGQSFDQIKFTGNLQNDGSDGSDFQIKEVRYQEADQTVENNDTLRGQDGNDILNGLGGNDTLYGHSGNDVIDGGAGNDIIEGGLGNDTLRGGEGDDLFVFRMGEGNDQIDGHGGSGTDSWTDVIELREAAGGSDLDYGSDWTLTVSNGSFLVNGDDTIDLSDGAEGIITFSDGSSIEFENIEKIEW, encoded by the coding sequence ATGGCTGACGAAAAAATTACACCGTCTTCCCCCTCCAATGCTGCGAAGTCTCATGAGGCGCATCGCGCGCAGAACTCTGCGCAAAAGGCTGAAGCCGACAAATCTCCCAACGCCATTCATGACTATGACACGCAGGACCTGAGTGCTTCCCGTCAGGATATTCTCAATCCCAATCTGCATTATGGGACAAGCACCGAAGACGAGTTGCTGATCTCGCAAACAGATACATCGACCGGTGCCAAACAGGAAGCGGATCTCAGCCCTAGCAACCAAGGGGATGATGGTACGGACCAAATCCCATCCTCTTCAAACACCAATGAGGGCGCGGGTGGATTTGATACAAGCGGAACATCTTCTTCTTCTGCATTGCCCACCAATGGCCAGTCAGCCAACATATCAGGGGCGTTTCAACGTCAAAATGATCAACCATCCGGTTTTGCACCTGTTCAGACAAGCAGTGATGAGACCAGTGATCCCGGTCTGAACGCTCCGAATGCCGCTTCCCTTTCTCCATCCTCATCAGATGGAGGAACGCCCGGTGTTTCAACAGGCGGCGGATCTTCCGGTCCTGAAAATCAGGCACCGACAGATCTGGATCTTTCAGATAATTTGGTCACGGAAAATGATGGTGGCGCTGTTATTGGTGTTCTCAGCACAATTGATGACGACAATAGCGGTCATACCTATGACGTCAATGATGATCGCTTTGAAATCGTTGAACAAAATGGCGAAACCATTCTCAAACTCAAGGATGGTGTCAGTATTGACTATGAAGCCGAAGGCGACAGCATCGATTTGACGATTACGGTGACTGATGCTGAAGGGGCCAGTTACAGCGAAGATTTCACCATTTCGGTACAAGACATCAACGAAGCCGTCGAAGCTCAAAATGCCAGCGCAACAGCGACGGAAGATCAGGCAAGTCTGGATGGACAATTAATTGCGACTGATCCGGATGGTGATACTCTGAGCTTTTCTCTTGTCTCCGGGCCGTCATCTGGCAGCGTGAGCATCAATTCGGACGGTTCCTATAGTTTTACGCCTGGTTCTGATTTTCAGCATCTTGCGGCGGGTGAAAGTCAGACAGTCACCTTTGATTATCGTGTTGACGATGGCAACGGTACATCTGATACAGCAACAGTGACCATCGAGGTTACCGGCAGCAATGACGCACCGACGGCGGTACAGCTGTCCAATAGCTCTGTCTCAGAGAATAATGCAGGTGCCGTTATCGGCACATTGACCACTTCCGATGTGGATTTATCCGATAGCCATAGCTATAGCGTTGATGATAACCGGTTTGAAATCATTGAGCAAAATGGCGACCAGGTTCTCAAGGTCAAAGATGGTGTTGCTTTTGATTACGAGGTCGATGGCGATAGCATCACTCTCAATATCACAGTTGATGATGGCCAGGGCGGTGTCCTGACCCAAAGTTTTAATGTCGCTATCGATGATATAAATGAGGCGGTAACCGCCAACGATAGTTCTGAGACGACTTCGGAAAACACCATATTGAGTGATCAGGCAACCGCGACTGATCTCGATGGCGACAGCCTGACTTACAGCCTCAATGGCCAGCCTTCCGAGGGTTCGGTCACCATGAATGCGGATGGCAGCTACAGCTTTGCCCCTGGCACCGACTTCGATGATCTGGCCGTTGGCGAGAGCCGCACTGTTACCTTCGATTATACCGCTGATGATGGCAAAGGCTCAACAGACACCGGCACCATCACCGTGCAGGTCACAGGCACCAATGATGCCCCGACTGCCGTGCAGCTGTCCAATAGTGCAATCGTTGAGAATGCAGATGGCGCTGTGGTTGGGACCCTGACCACAACGGATGTCGACAGCTCCGACACCCATAGCTATACCGTCTCCGACAATCGCTTCGAGGTGGTTGAGCAAGGTGGCAATCAGGTCCTCAAGCTCAAGGATGGTCAGACCCTTGATCATGAAGCTGCCGACAGTGTCTCTGTCACCGTCACGACAAATGACGGCAATGGTGGAACCTTCGATCAGGACTTCACGATCAATGTGACGCCTGTTGCCGATGCGCCCAATCTGACCATTGGAAGCAGCACGAGGGCTGTGATTGATACAAATTTCGAAAGCGCCAATACTAATTTCCAAGGGCAGTATGACGGCTGGCAGTCAGATAGTGGCACGATAGAAATGTGGATCAATCAGAGTGATTCAGCTCAAGGTGGCAACAATCATATCGAGCTGAATACCGACCCGTCTGATAGCTATGATGACGCGCCGAATATCTATCAAACTGTCGATACCGTTGATAATGCATCTTACCAACTTACTTTCGATTATTCCGGTCGCCCAGGCTTTGGCGCGGATGTCAATAAGGTCGAAGTTTTGTGGGATGGCGTCGTGGTGGAGACCATTTCAGTGGATGCCACTGCCAATGCCACTTACGCCTGGCAGTCCATAACCATCAATCTGCAGGGGGATGGCGATCCATCGCGGATCGAGCTTCGTGAAGCCGGACTTGATACCGAGCAAGGCCGCGGCATGATGATCGACAACATCAAATTGACCGAAACCATTGATGATGGCGCACATGGAACAGCAGGAACCGCAATCAAGTTACCTGACCTTACCAGTTCTTTGACAGACAATGACGGCTCGGAAAGTCTGGCCCTGGTGATTGGCAACCTGCCACAAGGCACTGTTCTTTCTGACGGAACCAATAGTGTAACCATTGGCTCTGACGGACAGAGCCCCAATATTGAAAGTTGGGACCTGAGCACGCTTGAAGCGACGCCACCAGCCAATTATAGCGGCGAAATTGCTTTGCAAGTGACCGCAACAGCCACAGAGACAGCCACAGGTGACACAGCAAGCACCTCTGGAACCATCGATCTCTATGTCGAGGCACCTGCTACCGGCCTTTCTCTTGATGGCACCACCAGTACAGCCAGTGGCGCGAATGGCGCGATCAATAGCACCAACTGGTCCCAAACCAACAGTGGGTTTACCGTTACCGGTCAGAATGTTTCAGGCGGAAGCTTGACGGGCGCCAGTGCGGCAAATGTCGAGGTTTGGGATGGTGCCCTTGGCGTCAATGGCACGGTTTCAGATACAGACAGTGGTATGGCTTCTCAATTGGCCTATGACAAGGCCTCGGGAGAATCCGAAACTCTTGCCATCGACTTTGACAATGACGTCAGTTCCGCGAGTTTCGACTTCCAGCATCTTTACACCAGCAGCTATGGCGAAAGTGGTCATTGGGCCGTTTATAACGATGGTACTCTGGTTGCCGAAGGTGATTTCTCTGAAAGCACATCGGGAAGCGGAACAGGCACGGTCACAATCAATCCGGGGCAATCCTTTGATCAGATCAAATTCACCGGAAATCTGCAAAATGATGGGTCTGATGGTTCTGATTTCCAAATCAAGGAAGTTCGGTATCAAGAGGCGGATCAGACTGTAGAGAATAACGACACCCTACGCGGACAGGATGGCAATGATATTCTGAACGGTCTGGGCGGCAATGATACTCTTTATGGCCACTCAGGAAATGATGTGATTGATGGCGGCGCTGGAAATGACATCATAGAAGGCGGACTGGGTAATGACACCTTGCGTGGCGGTGAAGGCGATGATCTGTTTGTTTTCCGTATGGGGGAAGGCAATGATCAGATTGATGGCCATGGAGGAAGTGGCACGGATAGTTGGACCGATGTCATCGAATTGCGCGAGGCCGCAGGTGGCAGTGATCTTGATTATGGTTCCGACTGGACGCTGACTGTTTCCAACGGCTCCTTCCTGGTCAATGGTGACGACACCATTGATCTGTCGGATGGTGCAGAAGGAATTATCACCTTCAGCGATGGATCGAGCATCGAATTTGAGAATATCGAGAAGATCGAGTGGTAA
- a CDS encoding ABC transporter transmembrane domain-containing protein encodes MKQENSQFEQIQEAEHKASFDNSWQRLKTTFAPPSSMQSMWFANLIRVPKRIIAASFVVNFLGLAMPIVILQIYDRIIPNFSYDTLLYLMAGLSLVIVVDTLMKIIRSHISGWSASYIDYVSSVEAIKRVLQAEPSAVESQPASTHIDRMNALSATARMFAGPARMGMVDLPFIFIFLGVMAIVSPVIAGLVVGLFVIFAWYLLAKTRQTQELQEERQSLDRRKYDFIIEVLAGLETIKTMACEPQMMRRYERLQETIAQAFHHSVRLEGVTQAVSASFAAVTMVTIVSSGAFLVVQGSQSIGSLACCLLLGGRAVEVLVRSVRSWSELSNFDLVKQNVDELFAINPDEQRERPTYALQSGAIELQEIELPVDTEADVHRPKINLTIPSGQFVGLKGNQAGDDNHFFRVLRGRTPPEAGTILMGGEKSIDLQDFDLTNSIAYVPNSPAIFRGTILENLTLFNIRQDLAAARWAAQLIGLESDIQQLPQGYDMMIGGNGHESLPPSFQQRICIARAIARRPQILVLEEANALLDQRADSLLKIGLESLRGNMTTLLLSNRPSFLAIADQTFVLEDGDLKPYTVPGQVQQQKRSIDLTMGQGMGGVA; translated from the coding sequence ATGAAGCAAGAGAATAGCCAGTTTGAACAGATACAGGAGGCTGAGCATAAAGCCTCTTTTGACAACTCATGGCAGCGACTGAAAACCACATTTGCACCGCCAAGCTCCATGCAGTCCATGTGGTTTGCCAATCTAATCCGTGTGCCCAAACGAATTATCGCAGCCTCTTTCGTGGTCAATTTTTTAGGTCTGGCGATGCCGATTGTCATCTTGCAGATCTATGATCGGATCATTCCCAATTTCTCCTATGATACATTGCTCTATCTTATGGCGGGCTTGAGCCTGGTTATTGTTGTAGATACATTGATGAAGATCATCCGCTCGCACATTTCCGGCTGGTCGGCATCTTACATCGATTATGTCTCGTCAGTTGAAGCCATCAAACGGGTCTTGCAAGCAGAGCCAAGTGCAGTAGAAAGCCAGCCTGCCAGCACACATATCGACAGGATGAATGCTCTTTCAGCAACAGCCAGAATGTTTGCCGGGCCTGCGCGTATGGGTATGGTGGATCTGCCGTTCATTTTCATCTTTCTGGGCGTGATGGCGATTGTCAGTCCTGTGATTGCTGGGTTGGTTGTCGGGTTGTTTGTCATCTTTGCCTGGTATCTGCTGGCAAAAACCAGACAAACCCAGGAATTGCAGGAAGAAAGGCAGAGCCTGGATCGGCGCAAATATGATTTCATCATTGAGGTTTTAGCTGGCCTTGAAACCATCAAGACCATGGCGTGTGAACCTCAGATGATGCGTCGGTATGAACGATTGCAGGAAACAATCGCACAGGCTTTTCATCATTCGGTCCGTTTGGAGGGTGTGACCCAGGCAGTAAGTGCTTCTTTTGCCGCTGTCACCATGGTGACCATTGTCTCCAGTGGTGCATTTCTGGTCGTTCAAGGCAGTCAGTCCATCGGCTCTCTGGCATGTTGCTTGCTCCTTGGTGGCAGAGCAGTTGAAGTATTGGTGCGGTCCGTGCGTTCCTGGAGCGAGTTGAGCAATTTTGATCTGGTCAAGCAAAATGTTGATGAGCTGTTTGCTATCAATCCGGACGAACAACGTGAACGACCAACATATGCTCTGCAAAGCGGTGCAATCGAATTGCAGGAAATCGAGCTTCCCGTCGATACCGAGGCAGATGTGCACCGCCCGAAAATCAATCTCACCATTCCGTCAGGACAGTTTGTTGGCCTGAAGGGGAATCAGGCGGGAGACGACAATCATTTCTTCCGGGTCTTGCGAGGTCGAACACCGCCGGAAGCGGGTACCATCCTGATGGGTGGCGAGAAAAGCATAGATCTTCAGGATTTCGATCTGACGAACTCCATCGCCTATGTGCCCAACAGTCCGGCGATTTTCCGAGGCACGATATTGGAGAATTTGACCCTTTTCAACATCCGTCAGGATTTGGCGGCTGCCCGCTGGGCTGCTCAATTGATTGGGTTAGAAAGTGATATCCAGCAATTGCCGCAGGGATACGACATGATGATTGGGGGCAATGGTCACGAAAGCTTGCCACCCAGCTTCCAGCAACGGATTTGTATTGCAAGAGCGATTGCAAGACGTCCACAAATTCTCGTGCTCGAAGAAGCCAATGCCCTGCTGGATCAAAGAGCGGATTCACTGCTGAAAATCGGTTTGGAAAGTCTTCGAGGCAACATGACTACATTATTGTTGTCCAATCGCCCGTCTTTTCTTGCGATTGCTGATCAAACCTTTGTGCTGGAAGATGGCGATTTGAAACCATACACGGTTCCCGGGCAGGTGCAGCAACAAAAGCGATCCATTGATCTCACGATGGGACAAGGCATGGGAGGCGTGGCATGA
- a CDS encoding ATP-binding cassette domain-containing protein, with protein MNEPRKPSIHLNPIKSERDGAQEPATSQLSANQDVARRIAEGQADLDDLQQLADQQKAARKQQAEMPVPSPNTESEGLLDPRGQREDYRAYEEDLAAEDILVSALNQEDFKQGMADSWAGIDYDSSAGRCLQILLTAVGWSGEGRHLAQALPHFDKVSDLTGLRAVLARLNLATKKETVLIASLTAEKLPCLHVDEMGNISVLLDLDPISGEITRFNGQTGQHEIWFAPKSVQRLYHVKKIDLESLNKKIQSFGWVTQAVSSFQKLFMSLFLVNFGINMAALAVPIFIMSIYGYVIPSKALDSLAMFVVGITMVIAADFGLRLLRSKVMAYIGARFDTALSVEVFQHLLYMPFTMVHSAPIGAQLARLRQFEKLRELFLGTLGTAILDLPFVIIFIVAIAVIGGWLAAIPALLVISYTILALISLPIAKRQTIHSGEAKTKKQNIMMELFLMQRDIRNVGGEKIWQQRFDEAAAEFAALDFRSNHFSQKIQTLSQSLSMLAGLLTLGCGTLAVMAGNLSIGGLIAIMALIWRVLSPLQNAFLSLSRVGKLFEAVRMINNLMKMPIESTPGEVPNISRTFKGNLAIKNVSFRYPKAVDGAIKAANLSIEAGEIVAITGPSGGGKSTLLKLLAGLYRPTAGSVSYDDLDIRQIDLGELRREVSYQPDHPTFFYGTLVQNFQLNDPAITPADIEAKMEQFDIDLHHPDLPEGLQTRLKVDTVNKMPDQLKQELLLVRTFSREAVYYFLDEPANYLDFSTDRKLMDQMEALRGKATILFTTQRPSHMKMADRVLVLHEGQLIMNGSPEQVLPQLDAFNKMAV; from the coding sequence ATGAACGAGCCGAGAAAACCGTCTATCCATCTGAATCCTATCAAATCTGAGAGGGATGGTGCTCAGGAGCCAGCTACATCTCAATTGTCTGCCAATCAGGATGTGGCCCGCCGAATAGCCGAGGGTCAGGCTGATCTGGATGATTTGCAACAACTGGCGGATCAGCAAAAAGCAGCGAGAAAGCAGCAGGCTGAAATGCCTGTACCATCGCCTAATACTGAGTCTGAAGGTTTGCTGGATCCGCGAGGCCAGCGTGAGGACTATCGTGCTTATGAAGAAGATCTGGCTGCAGAGGATATTCTGGTCTCAGCCTTGAATCAGGAAGATTTTAAACAGGGTATGGCAGATAGCTGGGCTGGTATTGATTACGACAGTTCTGCCGGGCGTTGTCTTCAAATCCTGCTTACCGCGGTTGGGTGGAGCGGAGAGGGGCGCCATCTGGCACAGGCTCTGCCCCATTTTGATAAAGTATCGGATCTGACAGGGCTGCGCGCTGTGCTTGCACGTCTGAATCTGGCGACAAAAAAAGAAACGGTGCTGATCGCCAGTTTAACGGCCGAAAAATTGCCTTGTCTGCATGTCGACGAGATGGGGAATATATCGGTTCTTCTGGATCTCGATCCGATCAGTGGCGAAATCACCCGCTTCAACGGACAGACGGGCCAGCACGAAATCTGGTTTGCCCCCAAATCAGTTCAGAGGCTCTATCACGTCAAGAAAATAGATCTGGAGAGCCTGAACAAAAAAATCCAGTCCTTTGGTTGGGTTACACAGGCAGTGTCATCCTTCCAAAAATTGTTCATGAGCCTGTTTCTGGTCAATTTCGGTATCAATATGGCGGCGTTGGCCGTGCCAATCTTCATCATGTCCATTTACGGATATGTGATTCCATCCAAGGCTTTGGACAGCCTGGCCATGTTTGTGGTCGGAATTACCATGGTGATTGCAGCAGATTTTGGCTTGCGTTTGCTGCGCTCCAAAGTCATGGCGTATATCGGTGCGCGTTTTGATACGGCTCTGTCGGTCGAGGTGTTCCAGCATCTGCTTTACATGCCTTTTACAATGGTTCACAGCGCGCCAATTGGGGCCCAGCTGGCGCGTCTCCGGCAGTTTGAAAAATTGCGGGAATTGTTCCTGGGAACATTGGGAACGGCCATTCTGGATTTGCCGTTTGTTATCATTTTCATCGTTGCTATTGCAGTCATAGGTGGCTGGTTGGCTGCAATTCCAGCATTGTTGGTAATCAGTTATACCATTCTTGCCTTGATTTCGCTTCCCATCGCAAAACGACAGACCATTCATTCTGGAGAGGCCAAGACGAAGAAACAGAATATCATGATGGAACTGTTTTTGATGCAGCGTGATATTCGCAATGTTGGCGGAGAGAAGATCTGGCAGCAACGTTTTGATGAAGCGGCTGCCGAGTTTGCAGCTCTTGATTTTCGATCCAATCATTTTTCGCAAAAAATCCAGACCCTGTCGCAAAGTCTGTCGATGCTGGCAGGGCTGCTGACATTGGGATGTGGCACCTTGGCAGTGATGGCGGGTAATCTGTCTATTGGTGGTCTGATTGCAATCATGGCACTGATCTGGCGGGTTTTGTCGCCGTTGCAAAATGCGTTTCTGAGCTTGTCCAGAGTAGGAAAACTGTTTGAAGCTGTGCGCATGATCAACAATCTGATGAAGATGCCTATCGAATCCACCCCGGGTGAAGTGCCCAATATCAGCCGGACTTTCAAAGGGAATCTTGCAATCAAGAATGTATCCTTTCGCTATCCCAAGGCGGTGGATGGGGCAATCAAGGCTGCGAACTTGTCGATTGAAGCGGGCGAAATTGTTGCGATCACCGGACCAAGTGGTGGTGGCAAGTCAACGTTGCTGAAATTGTTGGCAGGGCTCTATCGTCCAACAGCTGGGTCTGTCAGCTATGATGATCTCGATATTCGCCAGATTGATCTGGGGGAACTGAGACGCGAAGTGAGTTACCAGCCAGATCATCCGACTTTCTTTTATGGCACTTTGGTACAGAATTTCCAGCTCAATGATCCGGCGATCACGCCAGCCGATATTGAAGCCAAGATGGAGCAGTTCGATATTGATCTCCATCACCCGGACCTGCCAGAAGGTCTACAGACCCGTTTGAAGGTGGATACTGTCAACAAGATGCCGGATCAGTTGAAGCAGGAACTGCTGTTGGTGAGAACCTTCTCCAGAGAGGCTGTTTATTATTTCCTGGATGAGCCTGCCAATTATCTGGATTTCTCAACGGACCGCAAATTGATGGATCAGATGGAAGCGTTGCGTGGCAAGGCGACGATCTTGTTCACGACACAGCGTCCCAGCCATATGAAAATGGCTGACAGGGTACTCGTGCTTCATGAAGGTCAGTTGATCATGAACGGATCTCCAGAACAGGTTCTCCCACAATTGGATGCATTCAATAAAATGGCTGTCTAG
- a CDS encoding HlyD family type I secretion periplasmic adaptor subunit: protein MKKWFTSREEELDPKALSLPLALELEHPPQLFAYVISGCFAFLIGFIAWSFFTSVLEVTHATGQIQPSASVQTVQHLEGGYIDQLLIREGDRVAKGQPLARLRSTATQSDRDRLAVRAASLRMTIANLDALSKQKAQPVYGDDLTNYPKLVKSSYGFFTSEKARMGREEAKLASQVARRKAELATAKAEKNSAAKRMEIAAEQHKILQGLLRQQYASRRSVLEAEAALEEARSRYFALDGRIATATEQISEAEIQLEEQRAASKAKYAKESQQSQAELSELDKILTKQQDRVQSLDIVAPTSGLVQELAINTVGAVVRGGEVIARIVPDDRNIVAEVRVPPKDIGHIRQGANAKVTVSTFDPYVFGTLEGEVKTISATSFEDERGDPYFKIQIALDANNLMREGASYPVLPGMVVTADILTGEKSLARYLLKPVFRSLDQAFTER from the coding sequence ATGAAAAAGTGGTTCACATCAAGGGAAGAAGAGCTTGATCCAAAGGCTCTGTCTTTGCCATTGGCATTGGAATTGGAGCATCCGCCCCAATTGTTTGCCTATGTGATTTCCGGTTGCTTTGCATTTCTGATTGGCTTCATTGCCTGGAGTTTCTTCACCTCTGTTCTCGAAGTCACACATGCAACCGGGCAAATTCAGCCAAGTGCCTCTGTACAGACGGTGCAGCATCTGGAAGGCGGTTATATCGATCAGCTTCTGATCCGGGAAGGAGATCGCGTCGCAAAAGGCCAGCCACTTGCGCGTCTGAGATCAACAGCCACTCAGTCGGACCGAGATCGCTTGGCGGTGCGTGCTGCTTCTCTGCGCATGACGATTGCCAATCTGGATGCTCTCTCCAAACAAAAGGCCCAGCCGGTCTATGGCGATGACCTGACCAATTATCCCAAACTGGTCAAAAGCTCCTATGGTTTCTTCACGTCAGAGAAAGCCCGGATGGGACGAGAAGAGGCCAAGCTTGCAAGTCAGGTGGCACGACGCAAGGCTGAACTTGCAACCGCAAAAGCGGAAAAGAACAGTGCGGCGAAGCGCATGGAAATTGCAGCTGAGCAACACAAAATTCTGCAAGGTTTGTTGAGACAGCAATATGCCTCTCGTCGATCTGTTCTGGAAGCCGAAGCAGCGTTGGAAGAAGCGCGATCGCGTTATTTTGCTCTCGATGGTCGAATTGCAACTGCGACAGAACAAATTTCCGAGGCAGAAATTCAGCTCGAGGAGCAACGTGCGGCCAGCAAGGCGAAATATGCCAAAGAAAGCCAGCAAAGTCAGGCAGAACTGTCCGAGTTGGATAAAATTCTGACCAAGCAACAAGACCGGGTCCAAAGTCTGGATATTGTCGCTCCGACCAGTGGTCTGGTGCAGGAATTGGCGATTAATACCGTTGGAGCTGTTGTTCGTGGAGGTGAAGTGATCGCTCGTATTGTACCTGATGATCGCAACATCGTGGCTGAGGTTCGAGTACCGCCAAAAGATATCGGTCATATTCGTCAGGGAGCCAACGCCAAGGTAACGGTATCGACCTTTGATCCATATGTTTTTGGAACTCTCGAGGGTGAGGTCAAAACGATCTCTGCTACCTCATTCGAGGATGAAAGAGGCGATCCATATTTCAAGATCCAGATCGCTCTTGATGCGAACAACTTGATGCGTGAGGGGGCCAGTTATCCCGTGCTTCCGGGCATGGTTGTCACTGCGGATATTCTGACCGGTGAGAAATCCCTCGCACGTTACTTGTTAAAGCCTGTTTTCCGTTCACTTGATCAGGCCTTTACAGAGCGTTGA
- a CDS encoding TolC family outer membrane protein, with protein MAHGISKKDRIRHVMLAASMMLGLLASPVSAQSLSQMLYDVYDNNPDIKAEEAGQRGRRAEVDKARSAMLPSLSATGSHTLADERSKSGSTRRTRTSQYGVSASHRLFNGFQDRNKLKQSRHRYISGQYNVRSRETETLLEAVRAYMDVYSARQMISLRRRHVDNLQKQRRATRARIRAGELTRTDLSRTEALLSRARASLSGAQADLGASIGQFEALVGYRPAKLHYPQMPRRFVAKSAKEAEQKAISMHPQLRAASANNRAMDYGVKAAKGALLPSVDVNAGLTRSHTSIGKTTPSSEKSLSLRLSLPIFDGGARTADIKKAKADRSEARYRSSSLAAKIRATARERYLRYKSSKAVVKQAKAEVKAARDALRGIKIEEKAGQRSFLDVLDAEVALLDAREVEIYARADSAIAIYAYLASTGQLTVTGARKYPQYANADNTPTAAIHSSGSSKRQKRRSSKSRSSKDPWSGLR; from the coding sequence ATGGCTCACGGCATTTCAAAAAAAGATCGCATTCGGCATGTGATGCTGGCAGCCAGTATGATGCTTGGTTTGTTGGCTTCTCCTGTCTCCGCGCAGAGCCTGTCCCAGATGCTTTATGATGTCTATGACAACAATCCCGATATCAAGGCCGAAGAGGCCGGCCAACGGGGACGCAGAGCCGAGGTTGACAAGGCGCGTTCGGCCATGTTGCCGAGCTTGTCGGCCACAGGATCTCACACTCTTGCTGATGAACGTTCCAAATCGGGATCCACACGTCGTACACGCACCAGTCAGTATGGTGTGTCTGCCAGTCATCGTCTGTTCAATGGTTTCCAAGATCGAAATAAGCTGAAACAGTCCCGTCATAGATATATATCCGGCCAGTACAACGTTCGAAGCCGAGAGACTGAAACACTGCTGGAAGCCGTTCGCGCCTATATGGACGTTTACTCCGCGCGGCAGATGATCAGTCTGCGACGTCGGCATGTTGACAATTTGCAAAAGCAACGGCGTGCGACACGCGCTCGCATTCGGGCCGGAGAATTGACACGAACGGATCTGTCGCGAACCGAAGCTTTGCTGTCCCGTGCCCGAGCATCGTTGTCTGGAGCGCAAGCTGATCTTGGAGCATCTATTGGTCAATTTGAGGCATTGGTAGGGTATCGTCCGGCTAAATTGCATTATCCGCAAATGCCAAGGCGCTTTGTTGCAAAATCTGCAAAGGAAGCTGAGCAGAAAGCGATATCCATGCATCCGCAATTGCGTGCTGCCAGTGCGAACAATCGGGCGATGGATTATGGTGTCAAAGCTGCCAAGGGCGCATTGCTACCAAGTGTTGATGTCAATGCTGGGCTGACCCGATCTCATACATCAATTGGCAAGACAACACCATCATCGGAGAAGTCTCTCTCCTTGCGATTGAGCTTGCCCATCTTTGACGGCGGCGCCCGAACAGCCGATATCAAAAAAGCCAAGGCAGACCGTAGCGAAGCACGATATCGCTCCTCTTCACTGGCTGCCAAAATTCGTGCCACTGCTCGGGAACGCTATTTGCGTTACAAGTCTTCAAAGGCCGTTGTCAAACAGGCGAAAGCAGAAGTGAAAGCTGCACGTGATGCCTTGCGCGGTATCAAGATCGAGGAAAAAGCAGGACAGCGTTCTTTTCTGGATGTTCTCGATGCCGAAGTGGCGCTGCTTGACGCTCGTGAAGTTGAGATTTATGCGCGGGCGGATAGTGCGATCGCGATTTATGCCTATCTGGCGTCAACGGGTCAGTTGACGGTCACAGGCGCAAGAAAATACCCGCAATATGCAAATGCAGACAACACACCGACTGCAGCCATTCACTCTTCTGGTTCTTCCAAGCGCCAAAAGAGACGATCTTCCAAAAGCAGAAGTTCCAAAGATCCATGGAGTGGTCTGCGCTAG